The Planococcus halocryophilus nucleotide sequence AAGCACGTCTTGCAGAAATTGCTCGTAAAGCTGAAGCAGCACGTTTAGCGAAAGAAGCAGCAGCTCGTAAAGCAGCGGCAGCGGCAGCAGCGAAAGAAGCTGCTGCTTCTAAAGCAACTGCTTCTACTTCTAAAGCACCTGTACAAGCAGTTGCATCATCACCTGCTCCAGCTACTGGTGGTTCAACATTCACCCTTCCTGCATCTGGACGCTTTACTTCAGGATTCGGTGGACGTGACATCGGTGTTGGCGCTGAATCACACCTTGGTATGGATATTGCAAATGTACCTGGTACTCGTATTTCTGCTGCAGCTAGCGGTATGGTTTCATACGCTGGTAACATGGGCGGATACGGAAATGTTGTTATTCTTACACACTCTATTAATGGACGTACACACGCTACAGTTTACGCTCATATGAGTTCAATTAATGTATCAGTAGGTCAATCTGTATCACAAGGCCAACAAGTTGGCGGTATGGGTAACACAGGCCGTTCAACAGGCACACACCTTCACTTTGAAATTCACGTAGGACCTTGGAATGGCTCACGTTCAAACGCAGTCAACCCTTCTCCTTACGTACGATAATAGACAAAAAACCGACTTCTCATTTGAGAAGTCGGTTTTTTTTTGAGTTCATAAACTTTTAACTAGTAGTTTGAATTCTAAAATGCAAAGTGCCCCTTTAATGTTTACTCTCCATCCATTCCAAAGGTTAATAGTTTATTATTTGGGTCTTGCGATTGAAAAAATCTCGCCTATATGCGCATAATTTGTGCCTGCTAAGCGACTAACTGCACCTAGTCCTCTAGGGTCAATGCGGCCACTTTCGTATATATCTTCATCTACATGAAACTGGATTACCTCTCCGATAAACAAATCACTACCAGGTCCATCTCCACCTAACGGAATGGCTTGTACTAAACGACATTCCATACGCACTTTGGATTCTTTTACACCAGGCACTCCAATTTCTGTGCTTGAAACGAGCGTTAAATTGACTTTTTCTACCTCACTTTCTGATGGTGGCAAGGATGCTGATGTTTCATTGATTTTCACAACATTTTGATCATCCACGATATGCACAACGAATTCACCTGTGTCATAAATGTTTCGGGCAGTGTCTTTCAATTTGTCAGCCGGCCGTTGGATAGCTACGGATACCATAGGCGGATTTGAAGACACGATGTTGAAATAACTAAATGGTGCTCCGTTAACAACTCCCGACTCAGATTGAGTGGTAATAAAAGCAATTGGTCGTGGAATAACCGAACCAATTAATAATTTGTAATTATCTCGCTCGCTATTTTGTTTCGGATTGATCGGAATCATTCTGAATAACCTCTTTTCTATTTGAGTGTTTAACATTTCTTCAAGTTATTCAAACATTCCTTCTTTGAAAGATTGATCAACTATATATGAACTCATTAAGGTAGCCAAATAAATTTGGCTACCTTAATTTTTTTACTTATAGCTGTTTTTATTAAGTAGCTAAAACATCTTCAAATTCCGGACGCTTTGAAAGTTCTTTTTTGGCAAATGGACAACTTGCCGTAATTTGTATGTCTTCTTGTCTCGCGTAGTCTACCACTTTCTCTACAAGCATTTCACCTACACCTTGCCCTCGTAAGTTCTCGCTCACATACGTGTGAGCGATGTTTATTAACTTAGAGTCAGTTGGTTCATAGTGAAGCTCTGCATCCGGGTCCCCCGAGTCATTCCCAATATAAAATTTGTTTTCTCCAGTTTTAATCTCCATCTTCTATTTCCTCCTCTAATCCATTTTCAGCGGTATAAAGTAATGAGTAGAGCCTTCCCACTCTAATTCCTTTTGTAAGATATCAAAAGTCGTGTGGAAAAACGCTTGAACTGTTTCACTTGGGTTGTCTGATTTCATCACGCTTTCTAGATCTAAAAAATATTCGCTCAAACTTGCTTCGTAATATGCTTCAGCGGGCTTAACACTAGGATAATTTAAATCTTTGTTGATAAATGGATAGGGCAATACAAAGAAAGAAGGTGTATCGGTTTTCTCGTCGCCTAGCCAACATCCATACTCGATCATATGCTCGTCAAATGCAGCTTTTTCAATCACTTTATCTTCCGGAAACTCTTCCATAATTCCGTTTACAATGAGGGCTGAAACGTCAAAGGTTCCCCAAAAAAGAGCCGGTTTTATTTTTCGGCATCGTAAAGGGGCCAAAAATTTCAGCTCCTCATTTAGTACGAACTGGAAAAGGGTTAATCCCCTCACCGCATCTTGCTGATTAAAAGTTAACGGGGTCTCGTCTTCATTTAATAGTTTTTTGTATGCCATTTCCTGTGGTTTTGGATTTATCGTTACCTCGACCCCTCGTGAATGCAAACTGTGAAATATTTCATCAAAATAATCTTTAATCGATTTTGACGTTTCAATCGGGATGTCTTCGGTTGTTCCGTTGACATTTATCGAGATCAAACTATTTCTGACATCTACATCAAGTTGCAAAAGATCATCCTCTGCAAATAACAAACCCGTAGTGAAGCCGTTTGGAGTTAGCGATAGTGTTATATGCTCCCATTGTGGCTCCTTGTGAGCTGTAGCTAGCTTTACCTTCCCTAAAATCTGAGAGATTAAATGCAGCGTAAACTTCGTATCTGCCCATTCGGAATGCTTGATAATACTCGCTTTCATATTGTCTCCTCCCTCCTATGTTTTGGTCCTTATTAAATTCACATACCCGCGAGAAGCTTTTTCTAACATAGAGTAGAGAACTTAACGACTAAACACCCCCAAAGTTAGTTTTTATTGCTAACTTTGGGGGTGCACTTTTTTTAGTACTTATTCTTTTCCACCATACAATTGCTTAAGTTCTTCTTCTTTCATCGTAAAACGATGCTCTTCTGCTGGAAATACACCTGATTTTACTTCATTCACATATTGAATCAAGCCGTTTTTCATGCTCTCGCCTGTTTCAGCATACGAACGAACAAATTTTGGCAAATGATGCGAACCGTATTTCAACGTGTCGTGGTAAACAAGTACTTGGCCATCTGTTTCACTTCCTGCGCCAATGCCAATAACAGGTATTGTGAGGGCTGCCGTTACTTTCTCAGCTAATTGGTAAGGAATGCATTCAAGAACCAGCATGCATGCGCCTGCCACTTCACAAGCGAGGGCATCGTCGATCAGCTTTTGTGCTGCATCTGCTGTTTTGCCCTGTACTTTGTAACCACCAAGAACACCCGCTGATTGAGGAAGCAAACCTAAATGCGCAACAATTGGAATCCCTGTGCGCGTTAATAATTCTATCGCATTTACCACATCATCTGCGCCTTCTACTTTCAATGCTTCAGCTCCGGTTTCTTGGAACATGCGAACCGCATTATCTAATATTCGTTCGGCACTTCCATGAAACGATGCAAACGGCATATCCACCACTAAAAATGTGTCTGGAGCTCCGCGGCGAGCAGCTTTGCCATGATGAATCATGTCATCTACGGTTACTTTTACAGTAGAATCATATCCAAGAACGACCATTCCTAAAGAATCGCCAACTAAAATGACATCCACTCCGGCTTCTTCAGCAAGCTTGGCTGATGGGTAATCATAAGCCGTTAGCATGGCGATTTTTTCGTTTTGTGTTTTCATTTTGATCAGTGACGCTGTATTCTTCATTTTTCTCTCTCCTTTTGGGAGGGAAACCAAAAATAAAGCCCATCTTTCCAGTTTTGGACAGACGGGCAGGAAGTTTATTGTAGGTTTTCTCCGTCCCTGTCGATTTAAGATCAAGGCAGAACTATGCAATTGTAGGGTAATTTTTACGGGTGCAGTTCAACAAGGATACTGCCCTTAATGTCACTATAGCAGAAGTGGGGGTGTTGGAACATGGTTTGAGTTTGCTATGCATGAATGTCGTCAAAAGAGAGCTTAAAAACAAGTTTGTGGGAGACTTTAATCCCCCAAATACTCAACCACCAATTCCTCTTCCCCACCTTTAAATACTCGGTAAGCTTTAGCTGCTGGTCTTGAGCTGACTATCTTTTTTATTTCTTGGTCCATATAATGGACTGCCGCTCCGTCGTCTGCGGCGATGCCCGATTGTAGCGTTCCTTGCTCCACAAATTGACGATAAGTCGGTCTTCTTTCGGCTTCGCCGTCGTAATGTGGGCAATGACTGCCCGGTAAAAAACCGAGCGCTTCGAGTGGTTCAAGTTTGTCGCCATAAGAATCGGTGATGCCTTGTTCGTACCAGCAAATCGAGCCTGCACTAAGACCCGCTAGAATAATCCCTTGTTCCCACGCGGTTTTCAACATTTGATCCAATCCCCATTCTTTCCAAAGCACCAATAAATTTTTGGTATTTCCGCCACCCACATAAATAATGTCTTGTTGCAATACAAACTCCTCTAAGTTTCGTGTATGTGGTTTGAATAAAGACAAATGACTTGGTTCACAGTCTTGCTGCTTAAAGAAATTATAAAATTTTTCAATATAACTATCTGCATCTCCACTTGCTGTTGGAATAAAACAGATTTTTGGGCGAGCTTTGTTTGCTTGTTTTAGTATGTATTGATCAAGTAGCGGGTTGTCCGGTTCCATGGAGAATCCACCACCGCCCATCGCGATAATTTGACGCATGTAAAACACCTCTTTTTTTCGAATTGGAATTTTTATCCTCTTCTGCTATAATAAAAAAATTCAGTTATTGGAGGAATTGCTTATGCTTATTCAAGAAATTGCGGTACAGCAAATTACGGCAAGTTTAATAAAAAGTTCGTATGTGCGGGCCGTTTTTCTGAAAGGCTCCATGGGTAGAAATGAACACGACGAACATTCGGATATCGATCTTTATTGCTTAGTGGACTCAGAACAAGAAGAATTGTTTTTGAAAGAGCGGCTTTCTCACCTTGAAGCCTATCGACCGGTGTTGTTTCAAGATGATATTTTTATTATTGCGCCTCAACTGATTGCGGTTTTTGATAATTTATTGCATATCGATTTGTTTACGGTAACGGTTGAATCGTTTCCTACAAAGGATTTTTTCAAAGTGGTTTACGACCCTGAAAATTTACTCGATCAATTTGTCGCATCGCAAAACCTTGAGTTGAGTAAAGAGGAATATACAGACCATGTTATTGATGTTGCCTGGTTTTTATTTCAATACCGCAAAGCGAGTGGTAGAGGAAACGACGTATGGGCCGTGAAGATGCTATCTCATGTGCTTGAGCATTTGGCACGGGTTTTGTTGCACCGATATGCACCTCATCGTGCTCAATTGGGATTAAAAGCAATCAGTCATTCACTTCCAGACATTGTTTTTTCAGAAATCGAGTCCAGTTCCAACTTGATGACTCCAGAAAATCATGCACAAGCTGCGTCTCGACTCCGCCAACTGGTTGCTAAAGAAGCACATTGGATCGAAAACCACGTCACAGAGCGCAAAACGATGATGCCGCTAATGACTGCGATGCTCAACGACTCACGTTAAATTTTCTGCCATTCCGGTCTCAGTAAAGAAAAAACGTAGGCGTCGTGGGACTGATTTCGCTGATGCAAATAGCCACGGAGACGGCCTTCTAAAGTAAAACCGAGCTTTTCCAATAGCCGGTTTGATGAGGTGTTTTCTGGGAAAGTGACCGCCCCCATGCGATATAGACCTAATTCAGAAAAAGCGTAGTTTAATACGGCTCTATTCGCTTCTTGGGTGTAGTATTGATGCCAATAATCAGGATGCAGTTCGTATCCAACTTCCGCTTTTTTTGCTCTTACATTTAAATTATTTAAGCCGATCGTTCCAATAAATTCGTCTTTTTCTTTCAAACGAATCGCCCAGCGCATACCTCGTTTCGCGTTCCAAACGGCGTCAAATGAACGAATCATTTCGACTGCTTCTTCTTGGTAAGTTAAACTATCCATTCCGTAATAAACCGTTACTTCGTCGCGAGACATGATGTCGAAAAATTGTGCTGCATCTTTTTCTTCGATTTTATTTAAAATCAATCTTTCCGTTTCCAATATAGGGAATTCCATTGCTTTTCTCCTCATCTACTACGTAAA carries:
- a CDS encoding flavin reductase family protein — its product is MIPINPKQNSERDNYKLLIGSVIPRPIAFITTQSESGVVNGAPFSYFNIVSSNPPMVSVAIQRPADKLKDTARNIYDTGEFVVHIVDDQNVVKINETSASLPPSESEVEKVNLTLVSSTEIGVPGVKESKVRMECRLVQAIPLGGDGPGSDLFIGEVIQFHVDEDIYESGRIDPRGLGAVSRLAGTNYAHIGEIFSIARPK
- a CDS encoding GNAT family N-acetyltransferase produces the protein MEIKTGENKFYIGNDSGDPDAELHYEPTDSKLINIAHTYVSENLRGQGVGEMLVEKVVDYARQEDIQITASCPFAKKELSKRPEFEDVLAT
- a CDS encoding DUF5996 family protein; its protein translation is MKASIIKHSEWADTKFTLHLISQILGKVKLATAHKEPQWEHITLSLTPNGFTTGLLFAEDDLLQLDVDVRNSLISINVNGTTEDIPIETSKSIKDYFDEIFHSLHSRGVEVTINPKPQEMAYKKLLNEDETPLTFNQQDAVRGLTLFQFVLNEELKFLAPLRCRKIKPALFWGTFDVSALIVNGIMEEFPEDKVIEKAAFDEHMIEYGCWLGDEKTDTPSFFVLPYPFINKDLNYPSVKPAEAYYEASLSEYFLDLESVMKSDNPSETVQAFFHTTFDILQKELEWEGSTHYFIPLKMD
- the panB gene encoding 3-methyl-2-oxobutanoate hydroxymethyltransferase produces the protein MKNTASLIKMKTQNEKIAMLTAYDYPSAKLAEEAGVDVILVGDSLGMVVLGYDSTVKVTVDDMIHHGKAARRGAPDTFLVVDMPFASFHGSAERILDNAVRMFQETGAEALKVEGADDVVNAIELLTRTGIPIVAHLGLLPQSAGVLGGYKVQGKTADAAQKLIDDALACEVAGACMLVLECIPYQLAEKVTAALTIPVIGIGAGSETDGQVLVYHDTLKYGSHHLPKFVRSYAETGESMKNGLIQYVNEVKSGVFPAEEHRFTMKEEELKQLYGGKE
- a CDS encoding peptidase E, translated to MRQIIAMGGGGFSMEPDNPLLDQYILKQANKARPKICFIPTASGDADSYIEKFYNFFKQQDCEPSHLSLFKPHTRNLEEFVLQQDIIYVGGGNTKNLLVLWKEWGLDQMLKTAWEQGIILAGLSAGSICWYEQGITDSYGDKLEPLEALGFLPGSHCPHYDGEAERRPTYRQFVEQGTLQSGIAADDGAAVHYMDQEIKKIVSSRPAAKAYRVFKGGEEELVVEYLGD
- a CDS encoding nucleotidyltransferase domain-containing protein; translated protein: MLIQEIAVQQITASLIKSSYVRAVFLKGSMGRNEHDEHSDIDLYCLVDSEQEELFLKERLSHLEAYRPVLFQDDIFIIAPQLIAVFDNLLHIDLFTVTVESFPTKDFFKVVYDPENLLDQFVASQNLELSKEEYTDHVIDVAWFLFQYRKASGRGNDVWAVKMLSHVLEHLARVLLHRYAPHRAQLGLKAISHSLPDIVFSEIESSSNLMTPENHAQAASRLRQLVAKEAHWIENHVTERKTMMPLMTAMLNDSR
- a CDS encoding GNAT family N-acetyltransferase, which gives rise to MEFPILETERLILNKIEEKDAAQFFDIMSRDEVTVYYGMDSLTYQEEAVEMIRSFDAVWNAKRGMRWAIRLKEKDEFIGTIGLNNLNVRAKKAEVGYELHPDYWHQYYTQEANRAVLNYAFSELGLYRMGAVTFPENTSSNRLLEKLGFTLEGRLRGYLHQRNQSHDAYVFSLLRPEWQKI